A stretch of the Notamacropus eugenii isolate mMacEug1 chromosome 2, mMacEug1.pri_v2, whole genome shotgun sequence genome encodes the following:
- the PTGS2 gene encoding prostaglandin G/H synthase 2 — protein MKRILRLLAFASVALTLSHSANPCCSHPCQNRGVCMTTGIDRYQCDCTRTGFYGENCTTPTFLTKLKLMLKPTPDTVHYILTHFKAVWNIINNIPFLRNFVMRYVLTSRSHLIESPPTYNVHYGYKSWEAFSNLSYYTRALPPVADDCPTPMGVKGKKQLPESKVVVEKFLLRRKFIPDPQGTNMMFAFFAQHFTHQFFKTDHHRGPGFTKALGHGVDLHHIYGENLERQHKLRLFKDGKLKYQVIDGEVYPPLVKDTQVEMIYPPHVPEHLRFAVGQEVFGLVPGLMMYATIWLREHNRVCDILKQEHPEWHDEQLFQTSRLILIGETIKIVIEDYVQHLSGYHFKLKFDPELLFSERFQYQNRIAAEFNTLYHWHPLLPDTFQIKDKEYSYQQFLYNNSILVEHGISHMVESFSRQIAGRVAGGKNVPSAVMKVAMASIDQSRQMKYQSLNEYRKRFMLKPFSSFEELTGEKEMAAELKALYGDIDAMELYPALLVEKPRPGAIFGETMVELGAPFSLKGLMGNPICSPEYWKPSTFGGDRGFEIINTASIQSLICNNVKGCPFTAFNVQDSQLTKTATINASSSNSGLDDINPAVMLKERSAEL, from the exons ATGAAAAGGATCCTGCGCTTGCTAGCCTTCGCGTCTGTAGCGCTGACTCTCAGTCACTCAG CAAACCCTTGCTGTTCACATCCATGTCAAAACCGAGGTGTGTGTATGACCACAGGAATCGATCGATACCAGTGTGACTGTACCAGGACAGGATTCTATGGAGAAAATTGTACAACTC CTACATTTCTGACAAAGCTAAAACTGATGCTGAAACCCACTCCAGACACAGTTCACTACATTCTCACCCACTTCAAGGCAGTGTGGAATATAATCAACAATATCCCTTTTTTGCGGAACTTTGTGATGAGATATGTGTTGACAT CAAGATCACATCTGATTGAAAGCCCACCAACGTATAATGTTCACTATGGTTACAAAAGTTGGGAAGCCTTTTCTAACCTCTCTTACTACACTAGAGCTCTTCCCCCAGTGGCAGATGACTGCCCAACTCCAATGGGTGTGAAAG gtaaaaaaCAGCTTCCTGAATCCAAAGTGGTTGTGGAAAAATTTCTTCTGAGAAGGAAGTTTATTCCTGATCCCCAAGGCACAAATATGATGTTTGCATTTTTCGCCCAACATTTCACTCACCAGTTCTTTAAGACAGACCATCACAGAGGCCCAGGCTTCACAAAAGCACTAGGACATGGG GTTGATTTAcatcatatttatggagaaaatttggaaagacaaCATAAACTACGACTTTTCAAGGATGGAAAATTGAAATATCAG gtAATTGATGGAGAAGTATATCCACCCTTAGTGAAAGATACACAGGTAGAAATGATTTACCCACCTCATGTCCCTGAGCATCTGAGATTTGCTGTTGGGCAAGAAGTATTTGGCCTGGTTCCAGGTTTGATGATGTATGCTACAATATGGCTTCGGGAGCATAACCGAGTGTGTGACATCCTTAAACAGGAGCATCCTGAATGGCATGATGAACAGTTGTTTCAGACTAGCAGGCTGATTCTGATTG GTGAGACTATTAAGATTGTGATTGAAGATTATGTCCAACACTTGAGTGGTTATCACTTCAAACTGAAGTTTGACCCAGAACTGCTATTCAGTGAGCGCTTCCAGTACCAAAACCGAATTGCTGCTGAGTTTAACACCCTCTATCACTGGCATCCTCTGCTCCCCGACACCTTCCAAATCAAGGACAAAGAATACAGTTATCAGCAGTTCCTCTACAACAACTCTATATTAGTGGAACATGGAATTTCCCATATGGTGGAATCATTCTCCAGGCAAATTGCTGGCCGG GTTGCTGGAGGCAAGAATGTTCCATCTGCAGTGATGAAAGTTGCCATGGCTTCAATTGATCAGAGCAGACAAATGAAATACCAATCTCTTAATGAATACCGAAAACGCTTCATGCTCAAGCCCTTTAGTTCATTTGAAGAACTGACAG gagagaaagaaatggctgcTGAGCTAAAAGCTCTCTATGGTGATATTGACGCTATGGAGTTGTATCCTGCTCTTCTAGTAGAAAAACCTCGCCCAGGTGCCATCTTTGGAGAGACCATGGTAGAACTTGGAGCACCCTTCTCACTCAAAGGACTCATGGGTAACCCAATCTGTTCCCCTGAGTACTGGAAGCCTAGTACTTTTGGTGGAGACAGAGGTTTTGAAATTATCAATACAGCCTCAATCCAGTCACTAATCTGCAATAATGTAAAGGGGTGCCCCTTCACAGCATTCAATGTTCAAGACTCCCAACTCACCAAGACAGCAACTATTAATGCCAGCTCATCAAACTCTGGATTAGATGACATCAATCCCGCAGTAATGCTAAAAGAACGTTCAGCTGAACTATAG